The Faecalibacter bovis genome includes the window ATTTATTCGGAGTTCCGTTTGGTGAAGCCCATAATGCCACTGCCGATGTAGAAGCAACTACGCGTTGTTTTTTTGAATTAATTCGTAAAGAAATCTTTACAAAAAAAGAGTTACAAGTAGAGGACGACTATTTTGTACGTTTTGCGGAAGCCAATCCAACGAATATTCAACCGGTTGGTCTTAATCACACCAATCTGAAGAAGGCTTCGGAAGAAATTGCGAAGCTAAAAGCTAAAAATGATCCGAAAGTAGAAGAACCTATAATTTCGGATGAGGTTAAAACTAAATTTGCTCAAGCAAAATTTTCGCATTTACATAATCATTCGCAATTTTCAATTCTTCAATCTACAATTTCTGTTGGTGCATTGGTTGCTGCTGCTGCAAAAGATAAAATGCCTGCGGTTGCTATAACGGATCATGGAAATATGATGGCTGCTTTTCATTTCAATGCGGCAGTACAAAATCATAACAAAGAAGCGAAAGCTAAAAATGAAGAATTAATTGCCGAAGGTAAAGAAGCAACTGAACAGATAATTAAACCAATTATTGGATCTGAATTTTTTGTGTGTGAAGATCATACCAACAAATCTCAGAAAGATAATGGTTATCAAATAGTACTTTTAGCAAAAAATAAAAATGGATATCAAAATTTAGTAAAACTTGCTTCTATTGCTTATACAGAAGGGTTTTACTATGTTCCACGTATCGATAAAAAGTTAATTGAAAAATATAAAGAAGATATAATTGTTTTATCTGGAAATTTACAAGGTGAAGTTCCAAATAAAATTTTAAATCTTGGTGAGCGTCAAGCAGAAGATGCTTTGATTTGGTGGAAGGATCAGTTTGGTGATGATTTTTACATCGAAATGATGCGTCATAACCAAGAGGATGAAAATCGTGTCAATCAAACTTTAATTTCCCTTGCTCGTAAGCACGAGATTAAATTAATAGCGACAAATAATACCTATTACATTAGTCAAGACGACTCAAATGCGCACGATATTTTATTATGTGTTCGTGATGCCGAAAAACAGGCAACGCCAATTGGTCGTGGTCGTGGATTCCGTTTTGGTTTACCAAATCAAGAATACTATTTCAAGTCTCAAGAGCAAATGAAACAACTGTTTCAAGATGTTCCAGATTCGATTATAAATATTCAGGAAGTAGTTGATAAGATAGAAGAGTACACACTTTATCGTGATGTATTACTTCCAAAATTCGACATTCCTGAAGAATTTCAATCTCCAGAAGATGAAATTGATGGAGGTAAAAGAGGTGAAAATGCTTATTTACGTCATTTAACTTACGAAGGTGCTAAAAAGCGTTATCCAGAAATTACAGATGATATTCGAGAGCGATTAGATTTCGAGTTAGCAACAATCGAGAAAACAGGTTATCCGGGTTATTTCTTAATTGTACAAGATTTTATCGCAGCAGCAAGAAGAATGGGCGTTTCAGTTGGGCCAGGTCGTGGTTCTGCTGCAGGTTCTGCTGTTGCTTATTGTTTATGGATTACCAATTTAGATCCAATCGAATATGATTTACTTTTTGAGCGTTTCTTAAATCCAGATCGTGTATCCATGCCGGATATTGATATAGACTTTGATGATGAAGGTCGATCTTTAGTAATGGATTATGTGATTGATAAATACGGAGCTAGCCAAGTTGCGCAGATTATTACTTATGGTACAATGGCAGCTAAATCTTCTATTAAAGATACGGCTCGTGTATTGGATTTACCATTGTATGAATCGGAACGTGTTGCGAAATTAATTCCGAATATGAAGTTGGCAAAAATCTTCAAGTTAGATGACAATGCTTTAAAAGATTCATTGCGTTCAGAAGAGCTGGAAGCGGTTAACGAACTAAAAAGACTTTCGGATGGTTCAGATTTAATTGCTGAAACTATTCAACAAGCAAAAATTTTAGAAGGTTCGGTTCGTAACACGGGTATTCACGCCTGTGGAGTGATTATCACGCCAGATGATATTACGAATTATGTACCTGTAACAACAGCAAAAGATTCAGATTTATACGTTACCCAATTTGATAACTCGGTTGCAGAAAGTGCCGGATTATTAAAAATGGACTTCTTAGGACTTAAGACTTTAACATTAATCAAGGATACTGTCAAATTAGTTAAAATGCGTCATGGAATTGAAATCGATCCTGATACAATTCCGATTGATGATGTTAAAACGTACGAACTTTTCCAACGTGGAGAAACCATTGGGGTTTTCCAGTACGAATCGCCTGGGATGCAAAAGTACATGCGCGATCTTAAACCGACAGTCTTTGCCGATTTAATTGCCATGAATGCACTTTATCGTCCAGGTCCGTTAGAATATATTCCGTCATTCGTTCGTCGTAAAAATGGGGAAGAACCTATTACATATGATTTAGACGCTTGTGAAGAATATTTAGCAGAAACTTATGGAATTACAGTTTATCAGGAGCAAGTAATGTTACTTTCTCAGAAATTAGCTGATTTCTCGAAAGGTGATGCCGATGTCCTTCGTAAAGCGATGGGTAAAAAACAAAAAGCAGTTCTTGATAAAATGAAACCTAAATTCATTAATCAAGCAGCTGAAAAAGGACACGATCCAAAAGTTTTAGAAAAAATTTGGACCGATTGGGAAGCCTTTGCATCCTATGCCTTCAATAAATCGCATTCTACTTGTTATGCTTGGATTGCTTACCAAACAGCTTATTTAAAAGCTCATTATCCTGCCGAATATATGGCTGCGGTGCTTTCAAATAACATGAATGATATTAAACAAGTTACATTCTTTATGGAAGAGTGTAAGCGTATGGGATTATCAGTTTTAGGTCCAGATATTAATGAATCGATTACAAAATTCAATGTAAATGAGCAAGGAGAAGTTCGTTTCGGAATGGGAGGTGTAAAAGGTGTTGGACAAGCAGCTGTACAAGCAATCATTAAGGAAAGGACTGAAAATGGACGTTTTAAAGATATTTATGATTTTGTAAAACGCGTTGAGTTACGAACAGTAAACAAAAAAACAATAGAAAACTTAGTTTTAGCAGGTGGATTTGACTCGTTCGAATTTCATCGAGGACGTTATTTCTTTATCGATAATGGTACAACTAATTTAGAAAAGTTAATTAAATACGGAGGAAATTACCAAGAACAGAAAAATTCTGCGCAAACTTCATTATTTGGAGCTTTTGGTGGTGATGATGGCGAAGTTGAAGATGTAATACCAATGTTACAAGATTGTGAAAAATGGAACATGATTCAGACACTTGCCAAAGAGAAAGAAGTGGTCGGAATTTATATTTCAGCGCATCCATTAGACGATTTTAAACATGAAATGCGTTTAGTTTCCAATATGACTATTGCCGATTTAAAAGGAAATGAAGACAATTTAGTAGGTCGAGATATTTCTATGGTTGGTATGATGAGTAATATTGCACATCGAATTGCTAAAAATGGAAATGAATTTGGTAGTTTTACATTTAGTGATTATTCTGACTCTTATGATATTGTACTTTTTGGTGAAGATTATTTGATGTATAAACATTTTATGCAAGAAAATATGTTCTTAAATCTTAGAATGAGTATTACTAAACGCGAATACAAAGACAAAGAAGGAAATGTAACAGGCAGTAGAATTTTTACTAAGATCAATAAAATGCAGTTATTAACTAATATTATCGAAACACAAGTGGACCGAATTACATTAAATATTGATGTTGAAATATTTAATGATTCTACATTAGAAAAATTATCAGAAATATTCTATAAATACCAAGGAGAGAAATCATTAAGAATAAAAATTATTGATAGTAAAGAACAACAACAGATAGATTTACCAGCTCAGAAAATACGAGTTAATATCTGCCGAGAATTATTAAATGAATTAGAGATAAATACAGATATCAAGTTTAAATTGAACTAATTATGTTAATATTCTATCTCAAAATTGATAGAAAGTATAAAAGGAATTTTATAGCATAATTATTTTGTTTAATTTTGCTTAAATAATGAATTATTAAAAAATAGAAATTATGGCATTAGAAATAACAGACTCTTCATTTGCATCAGATATTATCGAGTCGGGGAAACCAGCAATGGTAGATTTTTGGGCAGTTTGGTGTGGACCTTGTCGTATGGTAGGACCAATTGTTGAAGAAATCGCAGCAGAATTCCAAGGTAAAGCTGTTGTAGGAAAAGTTGACGTAGATACAAATCAAGAGATAGCTGCTGAATATGGAATTCGTAATATCCCTACAATTTTATTCTTCAAAGATGGAAAACAAGTGGATAAAGTTGTTGGAGTTGTACCAAAAGAACAATTAATTGAAAAATTAAATGCAATTTTATAATTTATTAAATTGCTGATAATAAAATAGTAAAATCTCGGTTTGTAAAAAACTGAGATTTTTTTTGCAAAAACATTTGGAAACTTCAAAAAAGCGCCTAACTTTGCAATCCGAAAACAATACAACACTGATCCGGTAGTTCAGTTGGTTAGAATACTTGCCTGTCACGCAAGTGGTCGCGGGTTCGAGTCCCGTCCGGATCGCCAACAAAGAGTGTAGTTCTTTAACAAAAAATAATATATTTTAAATAATACTGATCCGGTAGTTCAGTTGGTTAGAATACTTGCCTGTCACGCAAGTGGTCGCGGGTTCGAGTCCCGTCCGGATCGCCAATTTTTTTATTGCCTTAAAATATATTATAATTAATTTATAATTTTAGATCCGGTAGTTCAGTTGGTTAGAATACTTGCCTGTCACGCAAGTGGTCGCGGGTTCGAGTCCCGTCCGGATCGCATCTATTTCTTTTTCTATTTTAGAACGATCAAGAATTATAAATAAAATTAAAGACTGATCCGGTAGTTCAGTTGGTTAGAATACTTGCCTGTCACGCAAGTGGTCGCGGGTTCGAGTCCCGTCCGGATCGCCAACTATAATATCTTTTTAAAGCTTCACATTTGTGAAGCTTTTTTTTTGTCCTCATTTTAAATTTCTAGTATGAATCATATTTATTTAGCCAATGCATTAGTTACGGATTCTGAAGGTAGAATGTTAGCCGTTCGTAAGAAAAATTCGAAATACTTTCAAATGGTCGGAGGTAAAATTGATGAAGGTGAGGAGCCTTTAGAAACTTTGCGTCGGGAATTTTTAGAAGAAATTAATATTGACATCGATTTGCATCACGTTACATTATTAGGAAAACATACTACAACGGCTGTAAATGAAGAAAAGACCCAAGTTCATGCGAATGTCTTTCATGTGCATTTAAATTCGTTAGAAACGCTTAAAATAGCTTCAGAAATTGAGGAAATGGCTTGGATAACGAAAGAAGATTACCAAAATTATCAATTAGCACATTTGTTAGAAGAATTTAGTTTGCCAATTTGGATAAAATTAGAATTTTAAAATAGAATGATTAATTTTAAATCATTGATATAAAAGATTTCAGATACATTCTGAAATCTTTTTTTATGTTTTTTTGTAACGTATTGAATTTATAAATACTTACTATTTAAATTAACATTTGTAACTGAATTTTATTAATTGAAAACTCAACAAGAATTTTTAAAGCTAATTGATAAACATAAAGGGATTTTGTACAAAGTCTCCAGAATGTATATGGACAATTCGGAAGACCAAAATGATTTGGTTCAAGAAATTGTGATGCAGCTTTGGAAATCCTATGAACGTTTTGAAGGAAATAGTCAATTTTCGACTTGGATGTATCGTGTTTCTTTAAATACTGCCTTGACTTACTTTAAAAAGGAAAAGAAAAAATCAGAAAGATTTACTTTTTTAGAAAATGTAGATAAAGTTGATGAAGTTGATTCGAACGAAAAAGAGCAGCAGTTAGAATTATTTTACAAAGCTGTACACGAACTGAATAAAGTAGAAAAAGCGTTAATATTTCTTTTTTTAGAAGGCCAAAGCCACAAAGAAATTGGACAAAATTTGGGTATTACAGAAGGTAATGCGCGTGTTAAATTAAACAGAACTAAAGATAAATTGCAAAACATCATAAAAACCTATGGCTATGAATTTTGATGAATTAAAAAAACAATGGGATAATCAATCTTCAGAAGAAGTTCAGATTAATCCAGATATAGAAATTAAAAAGGAAGCGAATACTACAATTGATAAGGTGCGAAAAGTAATGAAAAAAGATTTCTTTTTTCAGTTAACATCTTTTCCTTTATTATTATTATATCCGTTTTATTTTGAAATACATTCAACAATCATTTGGTGGATGATAGCGTGTATTTTCGCTATAATGACTGTTCCTTTATATTATTTAATAAAATTTTATAAATCATCTTATCGCTTAGAATATAATTCTTTAAGGAATATAAATTGGTTTTACTATAATTTCAAATCTTCCGTTAATATTTTTACTTTATATACTTATACGGTGTGTATTTTATGCATCTTATTTATGGGAAGTATATTTATAGAAAGAGAAATGTTTTTAAATGTAGAAGACCCTATAGTGTTATTTACAATTATCATAATATCATTAATATTATATATTATATTTTGTATTTGGGTGATGAAATGGTGGATTAAAAAATTATATAAAAAACCTTTAGAAGATTTAAAAGAAATCTTAAATCAATTAGAAGAATAAATATTAGAAGCGTGTCGTAAGATGCGCTTTTTTTTGTAAAAAAAATGCCCACGCTTGTTCAGGGCGTGGGCTATAGTTAAGTGTATGATTTTTTTAATTCAAATAAAATCTAATTTAAAAATTATTAATATCTATAATACTCAGGTTTGAAAGGACCATCTACTTGCACACCGATGTAAGCAGCTTGCTCAGCAGATAACTTTTCTAATTCAACTCCTAATTTAGCTAAATGTAATTCTGCAACTTTTTCATCTAAATGCTTAGGTAAAGTATAAACTTTATTTTCGTAAGCATCAGAATTAGTCCATAATTCAATTTGAGCTAAAGTTTGATTAGAGAAAGAGTTCGACATTACGAAAGAAGGGTGACCAGTTGCAATTCCTAAGTTTACTAAACGACCTTCAGCTAAGATAATAATATCTTTACCGTTGATGTTGTACTTATCAACTTGTGGTTTAATTTCTTCTTTAGTATTACCGTAAGCTTTGTTTAACCAAGCCATATCGATTTCATTATCGAAGTGACCAATGTTACAAACTACAGTTTTGTCTTTCATTCTCATGAAATGTTCTTCACGTACAATTCCAAAGTTTCCTGTAGTAGTAATAACGATATCTGCAGTTTCAATAACTGTATCTAAACGTTTTACTTCGAAACCTTCCATTGCAGCTTGTAAAGCACAAATTGGATCAATTTCAGTTACAGTAACGATCGCTCCAGCTCCACGGAAAGATTCCGCAGTTCCTTTACCAACATCACCAAAACCACAAACTACTACACGCTTACCAGCAATCATTAAATCTGTTCCACGACGAATCGCATCAACAGCAGACTCACGACATCCGTACTTGTTATCGAATTTCGATTTAGTAACTGAATCGTTTACGTTAATTGCAGGCATTGGTAAAGTACCTTTCTCCATTCTTTCATAAAGACGGTGAACTCCAGTTGTTGTTTCTTCTGATAATCCTTTGATCTCAGCAACTAACTCTGGGTAACGGTCAATCACCATATTCGTTAAATCTCCACCATCATCCAATATCATGTTTAATGGTTGGCGATCTTCTCCGAAAAATAATGTTTGTTCGATACACCAGTCGAATTCCTCTTCGTTCATCCCTTTCCAAGCATACACAGGAATCCCAGCAGCAGCAATTGCAGCAGCAGCATGATCTTGTGTAGAGAAAATATTACATGAAGACCATGTAACATCAGCTCCTAAGGCAACCAACGTCTCGATTAATACTGCAGTTTGGATTGTCATGTGTAAACAACCCGCAATGCGAGCACCTTTCAATGGTTGAGCCGCTTTGTACTCTTCACGGATAGCCATTAACCCAGGCATCTCAGCCTCGGCCAACGTAATTTCCTTTCTTCCCCATTCAGCTAAAGAAATATCTTTAACTTTGTAAGGAATGTATTGCGTATTTGTATCCATCAAATGATATATTTATCATAAATTAAAGTAAGCAAAGTTACAAACTAAATTACGATTTTAAAAATGCCAATTATCGATTATATCAATAAACCAAACCTTGTTAAAATCATTACTTGGGAAGTGAATGAAACCAATGAAGAACTGTTGGCGTATTTACAGCTAAACGAGTATAGATCGGAGAAGTACAAAACGCTTCGCCCAAAACAAGCGAGAGAGTATCTTGGTTTGCGAGCTTGCCTGAAAGAATTAGGTGTTGATTATGATGTGAATTATGATGAAAAAGGTAAACCATATTTACCTACTGATGCAGAAATTTCTATCACACATTCTTACGGAAAAGTTTCTGTTGGGGTAAGCGAATTTCCTATAGGAATTGATATCGAGTTATCACGACCACATAAAATTTCTAATATCAAAAATAAATTTGTTAGAATTGATGAACAAGAATGGTTGCCTAAAATTGATGAAAACGAGTATTTGCACATTATTTGGGGAATTAAAGAAGGTTTGTATAAACTGAATGGTGGTAACTTATGGAATTTCTTACATCATTATCGTGTTGAAAACTTCGAATTAAAAGAAAATAGTCCGATAGTTTGTTGGATTTCGGATGATAAGAAAAGTCAAAAATTTACTGCTTTTTATAAGATGATCGAGGATCATTACTTAATCTGGGTATTGGATTATGAATGATTTTATTAATCCTTACGAAAGCTACACAGCTACGCAAATTGCGTTAGAAATAATTGCTACTTTGTTCGGAATTATTTCTGTTATATTTTCCAAGAACAGAAATATTTTGGTTTATCCCACAGGTATTATTTCTACTTTTTTATATATCTATTTATTTTTTACATGGGGTTTGTATGGCGAAACTTTAATCAATCTTTACTATACATCTATGTCAATTTATGGGTGGATTCTTTGGAATAAAAAAACTGAAGATGATAATTTACATGTTGAGGTTGAATGGGCGACCAGAAAAGAATATTTAAAATCAATCGGATTATTTTTCGGAACATTTATTTTTATATTAATCCTTTACCACTTCAGACCAATAATTGATGGATTAAAAAGTTTTAGCGAGATAAATTCATTAACCTGGAATTACACTGCTATAGATTTTATAGATGCTTCGTTAACAGGTATATTTTTAATCGGAATGTGGTTTATGGCAAAACGTAAAGTTGATAGCTGGATTTTTTGGATAATTGGTGATTTAGTTATGATTCCGTTGCTTCTATATAAAGGATATGCAATATCATCATTTCAGTATTTGTTCCTAACTATTTTAGCTATTTTAGGATTGATAGAATGGAAAAAAAACGCGAAAAAAATAAATGTATTATCTTCGTAAGATTCAGTTATTAAAATATTATGATATCACAAGAATATAAAGAAGTTGTAGCAATGTCTACATCTGAGGAAAAAGCTACATTTTATAAGCATACTTATGGACACGTAGCTGGTGGAGTTTTAGTTTTTATGATTTTAGAAACTATTTTTTTACAAGTACCTTTTATTGTTAATACGTTGCTAAGTTTTACACAAGGTTATCTTTGGCTTGTATTAATTGGAGGATTTATGGGAATTTCTTGGGTTGCACAAAAAATGGCAATGGATGAGGTTTCTAGACCGAAACAATATTTAGGTTACTTTTTATACATCGTAGGTCAGGCATTGTTATTTGTACCAATGTTGTACATCGTAATTAATTATACAGGTACAATAGTTTTAAAACAAGCAGCTGCAGTTACCGGAGCTTTATTTATAGCATTAACAGCTATTGCTTTTATGTCTAAAGTTGATTTTTCTTTCATGAAGAAAATTTTAACAATAGGATTTATTCTTGCTTTAGGAACAATAGTTGCAGGTATGATTTTCGGATTTTCATTAGGTTTATGGTTTTCAATTGCAATGTGTTTATTAGCAGCTGGCTCTATTTTATACGAAACACAACAAATCCAATATCAATATTCAACAAACCAATATGTTCCAGCAGCGTTAGGATTATTTTCTTCGTTAATGTTATTATTTTGGTATGTACTACGAATTTTTATGAGCAGAGATTAATAAGAAATTAATAATTATAACTTTAAAAACCGTGGCTTTTGTTACGGTTTTTTAATTTTGAAATTATGACAGATAAAGAGAAAAAAGAACAAGATAGAATACAATCGCCTTTCCGTCCAAAGGATTGGAATGAGATTAGAACTAATGATTCTTGGGCATTGTTCAAGATTATGAATGAGTTTGTTACAGGTTATGAAACAATGTCTAGAATTGGACCTTGCGTATCTATTTTCGGATCGGCACGCACATCACCAGATCATCCACATTATAAAATAGCTGAAGAAGTTGCTTTTGAATTAACTAAAATTGGTTTTGGTGTAATTACAGGAGGTGGACCAGCAATTATGGAAGCGGCTAATAAAGGAGCTCAAAGAGGAGGAGGTACTTCTGTTGGATTAGGAATTCGTCTACCTTTCGAAACAAAATTGAATGATTACATAGATCGTGATTACGAAATTAATTTTGATTATTTCTTTGCACGAAAAGTAATGTTTGTAAAATATTCTCAAGGTTTTATCGTCATGCCTGGAGGTTTTGGAACTTTAGACGAATTGTTTGAAGCTTTAACTTTAGTACAAACAAAGAAAACAGGTCGTTTTCCAATTGTTTTAGTTGGAAAAGAATATTGGGCAGGTTTATTTGATTGGATCAAAAATAGAATGTTTGAAGAAGGATATATTTCGGAAGAAGATTTTGAATTATATCGTTTGGTTGATACTGCAGAAGAAGCTGTGGGGCATATCAAAGCATTTTATGATAAGCATAACATCAAATTAAATTTCTAAATAAAAAAAACTCCGAGTAATTAGCTCGAAGTTTTAAACATTAGTTTATAAAAGTTTTAGTGTTAAATGGAGAAATCCTTGGCAGTAACTTCTCTGAGGTAAAAATATAAATAAAAATTATATAGAGTTTTCTTTTTTAATAAAAAACTTCAAATTAATTGTAAAAATTAACAATAAATACGTGTTATTCAACTTTATATATTGCTAATTGTAAAATTTTAATAAAATCCAATTTGGTAATTAAAAGGATTAATAAGTGATTAAAAAAGCCATTAAAATTCTTAAATGAATTTTAATGGCTTTAATTTTATCTAAATTTTATTTAGAGTATTATTTATTGTGCTGGAGTAATAGAGTAAGTTAAATTATTAAAATCAACTACAATATTATATGTACCAGCTGCAACTGTGATGTTGTCTCCTCCGGCAACTAAATTTCCATTAGCTCCTCCGAAGTTCTCATCCCAAGCATTGTTTTTACGGATTTTAAGTTCTCCTGCGTTTAAAACAATTCCGTTTGCATACCAAACTTCGTTGATTCCGTCAAATGATAAAACTTGAGCATCTGGACCATCCCAACCATTAGGAGTAGCGCTACCAACTAATCCCCATTGAAATTTTTCAGCAACAAAAGTATTGTTGTTTAAGTCCATTGTAATTTTGAAGTTTCCAGCAGTAGGAACTACAATATTAGAACCACCTGAAGCTAAACTACCACCAAATCCGTTTGCATTTGTTGTAACATTTTCACTACCGAAGTTTTCAGCCCAATCAGAATCCTTACGGAATTTGATTTCGTCACCAACAGCTAAACTTGTATAAGCAACTAAAGCGTTTGGAGTTGTCGTTTTCCAAAATGGAACATCTGCAGAACTTCCCCAACCAGTGATAGAACCAACCACACCCCAAGGTGTAGATAAGTCTGTAGTGAAAGGAGTTGCAGTGAAAGTTTTAGTTTCTGAATATAATTTTTCAGTACCAAAAGTTCCTAATGAAGATACAATACGGTATTGAATTGTAGCTTCTGTTCCTGCACTTAATCCTAACTGATCAACTAAGAAAACATTTAAATCTGTTCCATTAATAGCGTATGAAGTTTCTGTTGTAGATGTTAAAACCTTAGCTTGATCAAAAGTATCTTCAGCTTTAGCAAGTTCAATTTCATACTTAGGAATAGTAGAAATACCATAGCTTGCAGCTGCCCACTCGAAAGTAATAGCAGTTTCAGTTTGTGTTTCTTCTGATAATTCTACTGCATTTGTAGTGGTATTAATTGTTGGAGCAACAAAATCACCATCATTTAAGATCACGTTTTCGTCATCTTCAGAACAGCTAGTTAGAGATACAATCCCTAAACAAGCTGCTGCCATATATTTGATAAATTTATTCATTTTAGTAACCAGGATTTTGAGTTAAATTTGGATTAATCGCAATAATGTTTACAGGAATTGGGAATATTTTTCTGATGTCTGAAACAGATGTTCCGTTTTGGACATCACCTTTAAATGGCCAATCATATCCAGATACAAATTTGTTAAAACGAATTAAATCCGTTCTACGTGTACCTTCCCAGTATAATTCTCTTGAACGTTCGTCTAAGATAAAATCTAATGTTAAATCAGCATTAGAGATATTACCTGTTGTGTTTCCGTATCCACGAGTTCTTAAAGCATTGATGTAAGATAAAGCAGTTGCTCTATCACCACCAGTTCCACCACGTAAAACAGCTTCAGCATAGTTTAAATATACTTCAGCTAAACGAATCATAGGTACATCAGTATCTACGAATTCACCTGTAGCGTCGTTACCGTTAGTCCCGTTCGATTTTTTGTTAGAGAATTTATTTACAGCATAACCTTCGTTAAATGTACTTACGTTAGCAATTTCATAAGTTTGACCATCTGTATAGAACATTGCACGTTTATCAGACCACGCGATTGGATTTCCGTCCGCGTCATTTTGTGATGCTTGGAATTTCTCTACTAAAGATTTAGTTGAACGAGGACCTCCCCAACCACCATTAACACCTGAGTTTGCTGGTTGCATAGTACCACCGATAGCTGCTTTTACTAAGAATGTAGAACCACCGTATGTTTTAGAATTATTTCCATCGAAGTTTAACGCGAAAATAAATTCGTTTTGTGCTCCGTTCGAATCATTATCAGCTAAGAATAATTCGTCATAAGCTGTACCGTTACCATTAACATCAGTAGTGTGTAATGAATATCCTGATTGAATAGCTAAGTTTGAATAAGCGATAGATTCTGAGTATTTCGCCTCATTAATCCACGTTTCTGCATTTAAATATAAACGAGATAATAAAGCATAAGAAGCAACTTTATCAACACGTCCGTATTCATTTGCTCTTGCTTCAGCTAATTCATTTTGAATTTCTAATAATTCAGATTCAACAAAGTTGAAAATCTCTTGACGATTACTTTGCATTGGAGTTGTACTAGAAATTTCTTTAACTAATGGAACATTTGCATATAAATCCATTAAGTTGTAATAAGCGTATGCACGAATAAAACGAGCTTCAGCAATGTATTTTTTTACTTCTGGGTTAGCTTCAGCTAAACCTTCTGCATTTTTAATGAATGAGTTTGCGAAAGAAACTGTAGTTGCTAAACGATAGTACATTCCTTCAATAAAACTATTGTTAGATCCCCAAGTCATAGCATGCATGTTTGGTAAACCTGGATCTCCCCAACCTATAATAGCTTCGTCTGTTGTAACAACATTTAGTGTAAATAATGAACGTGAAAATTGTGAAGCACCTTCATCAACTCCTTGAATATCTGGGTTACCAGCTGCTCCGGTTTGTCCTGTGATTGCTAATGAAGCATAAACTTTAGCTAAAGCGAATTTAGCCTGAGTAGCATCTGCAAATACGTCATTTTCTGTGAACATATCTGGATCATTAGGCATTAAATCTAAATCATCATGACAAGA containing:
- the ahcY gene encoding adenosylhomocysteinase — protein: MDTNTQYIPYKVKDISLAEWGRKEITLAEAEMPGLMAIREEYKAAQPLKGARIAGCLHMTIQTAVLIETLVALGADVTWSSCNIFSTQDHAAAAIAAAGIPVYAWKGMNEEEFDWCIEQTLFFGEDRQPLNMILDDGGDLTNMVIDRYPELVAEIKGLSEETTTGVHRLYERMEKGTLPMPAINVNDSVTKSKFDNKYGCRESAVDAIRRGTDLMIAGKRVVVCGFGDVGKGTAESFRGAGAIVTVTEIDPICALQAAMEGFEVKRLDTVIETADIVITTTGNFGIVREEHFMRMKDKTVVCNIGHFDNEIDMAWLNKAYGNTKEEIKPQVDKYNINGKDIIILAEGRLVNLGIATGHPSFVMSNSFSNQTLAQIELWTNSDAYENKVYTLPKHLDEKVAELHLAKLGVELEKLSAEQAAYIGVQVDGPFKPEYYRY
- a CDS encoding 4'-phosphopantetheinyl transferase family protein, which produces MPIIDYINKPNLVKIITWEVNETNEELLAYLQLNEYRSEKYKTLRPKQAREYLGLRACLKELGVDYDVNYDEKGKPYLPTDAEISITHSYGKVSVGVSEFPIGIDIELSRPHKISNIKNKFVRIDEQEWLPKIDENEYLHIIWGIKEGLYKLNGGNLWNFLHHYRVENFELKENSPIVCWISDDKKSQKFTAFYKMIEDHYLIWVLDYE
- the pnuC gene encoding nicotinamide riboside transporter PnuC, with the protein product MNDFINPYESYTATQIALEIIATLFGIISVIFSKNRNILVYPTGIISTFLYIYLFFTWGLYGETLINLYYTSMSIYGWILWNKKTEDDNLHVEVEWATRKEYLKSIGLFFGTFIFILILYHFRPIIDGLKSFSEINSLTWNYTAIDFIDASLTGIFLIGMWFMAKRKVDSWIFWIIGDLVMIPLLLYKGYAISSFQYLFLTILAILGLIEWKKNAKKINVLSS
- a CDS encoding Bax inhibitor-1/YccA family protein, with product MISQEYKEVVAMSTSEEKATFYKHTYGHVAGGVLVFMILETIFLQVPFIVNTLLSFTQGYLWLVLIGGFMGISWVAQKMAMDEVSRPKQYLGYFLYIVGQALLFVPMLYIVINYTGTIVLKQAAAVTGALFIALTAIAFMSKVDFSFMKKILTIGFILALGTIVAGMIFGFSLGLWFSIAMCLLAAGSILYETQQIQYQYSTNQYVPAALGLFSSLMLLFWYVLRIFMSRD
- a CDS encoding LOG family protein, whose amino-acid sequence is MTDKEKKEQDRIQSPFRPKDWNEIRTNDSWALFKIMNEFVTGYETMSRIGPCVSIFGSARTSPDHPHYKIAEEVAFELTKIGFGVITGGGPAIMEAANKGAQRGGGTSVGLGIRLPFETKLNDYIDRDYEINFDYFFARKVMFVKYSQGFIVMPGGFGTLDELFEALTLVQTKKTGRFPIVLVGKEYWAGLFDWIKNRMFEEGYISEEDFELYRLVDTAEEAVGHIKAFYDKHNIKLNF
- a CDS encoding SusE domain-containing protein, with the protein product MNKFIKYMAAACLGIVSLTSCSEDDENVILNDGDFVAPTINTTTNAVELSEETQTETAITFEWAAASYGISTIPKYEIELAKAEDTFDQAKVLTSTTETSYAINGTDLNVFLVDQLGLSAGTEATIQYRIVSSLGTFGTEKLYSETKTFTATPFTTDLSTPWGVVGSITGWGSSADVPFWKTTTPNALVAYTSLAVGDEIKFRKDSDWAENFGSENVTTNANGFGGSLASGGSNIVVPTAGNFKITMDLNNNTFVAEKFQWGLVGSATPNGWDGPDAQVLSFDGINEVWYANGIVLNAGELKIRKNNAWDENFGGANGNLVAGGDNITVAAGTYNIVVDFNNLTYSITPAQ